From one Catellatospora sp. IY07-71 genomic stretch:
- a CDS encoding flavoprotein yields the protein MRAWEVDAEMVIVAPASFNTINKWVSGINDNAALGVLNSALGGRVPIVVSPYAKATLAAHPAFERHLSELAAWGVTLTECNALRPAQADDAYRWRGLLDLLPESG from the coding sequence GTGCGGGCTTGGGAGGTGGACGCGGAGATGGTGATCGTGGCCCCGGCCAGCTTCAACACGATCAACAAGTGGGTGTCCGGGATCAACGACAACGCAGCGCTCGGGGTGCTCAACAGCGCGCTCGGCGGGCGGGTGCCGATCGTGGTCAGCCCGTACGCGAAGGCCACTCTCGCCGCCCACCCGGCGTTCGAGCGGCACCTGTCGGAATTGGCCGCCTGGGGAGTCACCCTGACCGAGTGCAACGCGCTCCGCCCTGCACAGGCCGACGATGCGTACCGCTGGCGTGGCCTCCTCGACCTCCTTCCGGAGAGCGGCTGA
- a CDS encoding DUF4307 domain-containing protein: protein MTETSTDTAAGPVAERAPWPAGRYGRRRERRGASRPAVLALALVAALVFTLIGVRLYRAYGDGDYTASVTAFDEITDTQVVVTFMVRLPAGGEAVCLVRARDKTGTEIGREEVTVRPGAEPERTMVSHRLVTTGRPVTGEVKGCHPA from the coding sequence GTGACCGAGACCTCCACCGACACCGCCGCCGGCCCGGTGGCCGAGCGCGCGCCGTGGCCGGCCGGGCGTTACGGACGCCGGCGCGAGCGCCGTGGCGCCTCCCGCCCCGCCGTGCTCGCCCTGGCCCTCGTCGCGGCCCTGGTGTTCACCTTGATCGGGGTGCGCCTCTATCGGGCGTACGGTGACGGAGACTACACAGCCTCGGTGACCGCCTTCGACGAGATCACGGACACGCAGGTCGTGGTGACCTTCATGGTCCGGCTCCCGGCCGGCGGCGAGGCCGTCTGCCTGGTCCGGGCGCGCGACAAGACCGGCACCGAGATCGGTCGGGAAGAGGTCACAGTGCGGCCGGGCGCGGAACCGGAGCGCACCATGGTGAGCCACCGCCTCGTGACCACGGGGCGGCCGGTCACCGGAGAGGTTAAGGGCTGCCACCCCGCCTGA
- a CDS encoding thioredoxin domain-containing protein, which produces MNRLGDATSPYLLQHADNPVHWWPWSEEAFAEAKRRDVPVLISVGYAACHWCHVMAHESFEDAVVGDLVNEHFVAIKVDREERPDVDAVYMSATQAMTGQGGWPMTIFAAPDGKPFLCGTYYPKAQFTRLLGAVADAWRDQRQQVLEQGDAVVEAIARNPLGGGAEITKELLDHAVELLRGDYDTVRGGFGGAPKFPPHMLMLFLLRHHRRAGDAESLELARHTGEAMARGGIYDQLAGGFHRYAVDATWTVPHFEKMLYDNALLLRAYNEIWRLTGDPLAQRIATETALFLVNDLQTPEGGFASALDADTEGVEGTTYSWTPAQLAEVLGEDDAKFAADLFGVTGAGTFEHGTSVLVLKRDIDDAAPQVQERWSRVRGLMMAARRDRAQPMRDDKVVASWNGLAITALCEFWRNSTEVGGESSVEEVDFRAVAVEAGELLLTHHLVDGRLRRVSRDGAVGRPAGVLEDYGCVAEAFCALHQVTGDGRWLAAAGVLLDVAGERFRDGQGGFHDTADDAEQLVIRPADPTDNATPSGLSSLVNALLSYAALSGEPRWREMAERALSTVAPLLARHPRFAGYAAAGAEALLSGPYEIAIVTGDPEGDPLVLTAIEHAPPGAVIVAGRPEAPGVPLLAGRTMLDGQPTAYVCRGFVCDRPVTTTVELATILG; this is translated from the coding sequence GTGAATCGACTCGGCGACGCGACCTCTCCCTACCTGCTGCAGCACGCTGACAACCCGGTGCACTGGTGGCCGTGGAGCGAGGAGGCGTTCGCGGAGGCGAAGCGCCGCGACGTGCCGGTGTTGATCTCCGTGGGGTACGCGGCGTGCCATTGGTGCCATGTGATGGCTCACGAGTCGTTCGAGGACGCGGTCGTGGGCGACCTGGTCAACGAGCACTTCGTGGCGATCAAGGTCGACCGCGAGGAGCGGCCCGACGTGGACGCGGTCTACATGTCGGCGACGCAGGCGATGACCGGTCAGGGCGGCTGGCCGATGACGATCTTCGCGGCTCCGGACGGCAAGCCGTTCCTGTGCGGCACGTACTACCCGAAGGCGCAGTTCACGAGGCTGCTGGGCGCGGTCGCGGACGCTTGGCGGGACCAGCGGCAGCAGGTGCTGGAGCAGGGTGACGCGGTGGTGGAGGCGATCGCCCGCAACCCGCTCGGCGGCGGTGCCGAGATCACCAAGGAGCTGCTGGACCACGCGGTGGAGCTGCTGCGCGGCGACTACGACACGGTGCGGGGCGGGTTCGGCGGGGCGCCGAAGTTCCCGCCGCACATGCTGATGCTGTTCCTGCTGCGCCACCACCGGCGCGCCGGGGACGCCGAGTCGCTGGAGCTGGCCCGGCACACCGGTGAGGCGATGGCCCGGGGCGGGATCTACGACCAGCTCGCGGGCGGGTTCCACCGGTACGCGGTGGACGCGACGTGGACCGTGCCGCACTTCGAGAAGATGCTGTACGACAACGCGCTGCTGCTGCGGGCGTACAACGAGATCTGGCGGCTGACCGGGGATCCGCTGGCGCAGCGGATCGCCACCGAGACGGCGCTGTTCCTGGTCAACGATCTGCAGACGCCGGAGGGCGGGTTCGCCTCGGCGCTGGACGCCGACACCGAGGGCGTGGAGGGCACCACCTACTCGTGGACCCCGGCGCAGCTGGCCGAGGTGCTGGGCGAGGACGACGCGAAGTTCGCGGCGGACCTGTTCGGGGTGACCGGCGCGGGCACGTTCGAGCACGGTACGTCGGTGCTGGTGCTCAAGCGCGACATCGACGACGCCGCGCCGCAGGTGCAGGAGCGCTGGTCGCGGGTGCGCGGGCTGATGATGGCGGCGCGCCGCGACCGGGCGCAGCCGATGCGCGACGACAAGGTGGTGGCCTCCTGGAACGGGCTGGCGATCACCGCGCTGTGCGAGTTCTGGCGCAACTCCACCGAGGTCGGCGGCGAGTCCTCCGTCGAGGAGGTGGACTTCCGTGCGGTCGCCGTCGAGGCCGGTGAGCTGCTGCTGACGCACCACCTGGTGGACGGCCGGCTGCGGCGGGTGTCGCGGGACGGCGCGGTGGGGCGGCCGGCCGGCGTGCTGGAGGACTACGGCTGCGTGGCGGAGGCGTTCTGCGCGCTGCACCAGGTCACCGGGGACGGGCGCTGGCTGGCGGCGGCGGGGGTGCTGCTCGACGTGGCGGGGGAGCGGTTCCGGGACGGGCAGGGCGGGTTCCACGACACCGCCGACGACGCCGAGCAGCTGGTGATCCGGCCCGCCGACCCGACCGACAACGCGACCCCGTCGGGGCTGTCGTCGCTGGTCAACGCGCTGCTGAGCTATGCGGCGCTGAGCGGGGAGCCGCGCTGGCGGGAGATGGCCGAGCGGGCGCTGTCCACGGTCGCGCCGCTGCTGGCCCGCCATCCGCGGTTCGCCGGGTATGCGGCGGCGGGCGCGGAGGCGCTGCTGTCGGGGCCGTACGAGATCGCGATCGTGACCGGCGACCCGGAGGGGGACCCGCTCGTGCTGACCGCGATCGAGCACGCGCCACCCGGCGCGGTGATCGTGGCGGGTCGCCCGGAGGCGCCGGGCGTGCCGCTGCTGGCGGGCCGCACGATGCTCGACGGGCAGCCCACGGCCTACGTGTGCCGCGGTTTCGTGTGCGACCGTCCCGTGACGACAACTGTCGAACTGGCGACAATTCTCGGCTGA
- a CDS encoding bifunctional diguanylate cyclase/phosphodiesterase produces the protein MGSWLTRAVDGLYRRSGAASLTPRARAVISVLVVAGVLAGGSGLILGAREGDLRQFGLLIGLITLAHLFGLRMRVGSTSIDVDWGEAALIVGFILVPVSWVPAAAGIGVLLAKPVVSLVAGNRTSPVETVRAAASLTLAAGLAAIVVQGSGVPVQPMTAQAAVVVVLAALTYLLTSAGLLAVHLAVRDGQSMVGVVWQALRGTPVMIVGNVALGLVAVRLWGTSWLWVLPPLLWLLHQLYVHRVHEDEERRTWRAFAQASRSLHRLDEVAVAREGLHAARSLFPVRAAELTVLGSQTRYRWSARTGDEIQIEPAPAASGVDPDRIPPLTRVLEVAGGRVGVLTLRPLRQRGWGLNDQHRLAVFGDALSAALHDAATHSALRELRERTMYESHHDPLTRLLNRDALMDRGDAVLRGLDARTPVALLLLDMDHFKEVNDTLGHLAGDELLQIAATRLSADVGHGELLARLGGDEFALLVTDLPGLSTDHDEPDRLTAATVVAQRRARMLTAALASPTEVAGVTLSAEVSVGVVVATAGEFDLTELLRRADIALYQAKESGARVTGYDKHRDRTSTDRLALVAELRTALAADDQLHLMLQPAVDLRSGAPTGVEALIRWHHPRRGLLIPKDFVRAVEASDLLGRFTHHVLDQALALAAQWLRQGVDVPVAVNLSPRSLLDPQLPADVAELLRRHGVPAEKLVLEITETVVLSPLPVTDQVLRELRELGVRFAVDDFGTGFSSLTFLTRIAVDELKVDRTFVARMADSKQAAAIVQAVVDLGRQLGLRVVAEGVETADQRTALRRLGCDAGQGFHFSRPLPADQITESLRALALAAAPLRSVRPRTGTGTAS, from the coding sequence ATGGGCAGTTGGCTGACGCGCGCGGTGGACGGGCTGTATCGCCGGTCCGGCGCCGCTTCGCTGACGCCTCGTGCCCGCGCCGTCATCTCCGTCCTCGTGGTCGCCGGTGTGCTCGCCGGCGGGTCCGGCCTGATCCTCGGCGCGCGCGAGGGTGACCTCCGGCAGTTCGGCCTGCTCATCGGCCTGATCACGCTGGCCCACCTGTTCGGCCTGCGCATGCGGGTCGGCTCCACCAGCATCGATGTGGACTGGGGCGAGGCCGCGCTGATCGTGGGCTTCATCCTGGTCCCGGTGTCCTGGGTGCCGGCCGCCGCCGGCATCGGCGTGCTGCTGGCCAAACCGGTGGTGTCGCTGGTCGCCGGCAACCGCACCAGTCCGGTGGAGACGGTCCGCGCGGCCGCCTCGCTGACGCTGGCCGCCGGGCTGGCGGCGATCGTCGTCCAGGGCAGCGGCGTGCCCGTGCAGCCGATGACGGCGCAGGCCGCCGTGGTGGTGGTGCTGGCCGCGCTGACCTACCTGCTGACCAGTGCCGGCCTGCTCGCGGTGCACCTGGCCGTACGCGACGGGCAGTCCATGGTGGGCGTGGTCTGGCAGGCGCTGCGCGGCACGCCCGTGATGATCGTCGGCAACGTGGCGCTGGGCCTGGTCGCCGTACGGCTGTGGGGCACCAGCTGGCTGTGGGTGCTGCCGCCGCTGCTGTGGCTGCTGCACCAGCTCTACGTGCACCGTGTGCACGAGGACGAGGAGCGCCGCACGTGGCGCGCGTTCGCGCAGGCCAGCCGCTCGCTGCACCGGCTCGACGAGGTCGCGGTGGCCCGCGAGGGCCTGCACGCGGCCCGTTCGCTGTTCCCGGTGCGCGCCGCCGAGCTGACCGTGCTCGGCTCGCAGACCCGCTACCGCTGGTCCGCCCGCACGGGGGACGAGATCCAGATCGAACCGGCGCCCGCCGCGTCCGGGGTGGACCCCGACCGGATCCCGCCGCTGACCCGGGTGCTGGAGGTGGCCGGCGGCCGGGTGGGCGTGCTCACCCTGCGGCCGCTGCGCCAGCGCGGGTGGGGCCTCAACGACCAGCACCGGCTGGCCGTGTTCGGGGACGCCCTGTCCGCCGCGCTGCACGACGCGGCCACCCACAGCGCGCTGCGCGAGCTGCGCGAACGCACCATGTACGAGTCCCACCACGACCCGCTGACCCGGCTGCTCAACCGCGACGCGCTGATGGACCGCGGCGACGCGGTGCTGCGCGGGCTGGACGCGCGCACCCCGGTGGCCCTGCTGCTGCTCGACATGGATCACTTCAAAGAGGTCAACGACACGCTGGGCCACCTCGCCGGGGACGAGCTGCTGCAGATCGCGGCCACCCGGCTGTCGGCCGACGTCGGCCACGGCGAGCTGCTGGCCCGGCTGGGCGGCGACGAGTTCGCGCTGCTCGTGACCGATCTGCCGGGGCTGTCCACGGACCACGACGAGCCCGACCGGCTGACCGCGGCCACCGTGGTGGCGCAGCGCCGGGCCCGCATGCTGACCGCCGCCCTGGCCAGCCCCACCGAGGTGGCCGGGGTGACGCTGTCGGCGGAGGTGTCCGTCGGCGTGGTGGTGGCCACCGCCGGCGAGTTCGACCTGACGGAGCTGCTGCGCCGCGCCGACATCGCGCTCTACCAGGCCAAGGAGTCGGGGGCGCGGGTCACCGGGTACGACAAGCACCGCGACCGCACCAGCACCGACCGGCTGGCCCTGGTGGCCGAGCTGCGCACCGCGCTGGCCGCCGACGACCAGCTGCACCTGATGCTGCAGCCCGCGGTGGACCTGCGCAGCGGCGCGCCGACCGGGGTCGAGGCGCTCATCCGCTGGCACCATCCGCGCCGCGGCCTGCTCATCCCGAAGGACTTCGTCCGCGCCGTCGAGGCCAGCGACCTGCTCGGCCGGTTCACCCACCACGTGCTCGACCAGGCGCTGGCGCTGGCCGCGCAGTGGCTGCGGCAGGGTGTGGACGTGCCGGTCGCGGTCAACCTCTCGCCGCGCTCGCTGCTCGACCCGCAGCTGCCCGCCGATGTGGCCGAGCTGCTGCGCCGGCACGGCGTGCCCGCCGAGAAGCTGGTCCTGGAGATCACCGAGACCGTCGTGCTGAGCCCGCTGCCCGTCACCGACCAGGTGCTGCGTGAGCTGCGTGAGCTCGGCGTCAGGTTCGCCGTCGACGACTTCGGCACCGGCTTCTCGTCGCTGACCTTCCTCACCCGCATCGCGGTCGACGAACTGAAGGTGGACCGCACCTTCGTGGCGCGCATGGCCGACTCCAAGCAGGCCGCCGCCATCGTGCAGGCCGTGGTGGACCTGGGCCGCCAGCTCGGGCTGCGAGTGGTGGCCGAGGGCGTGGAGACCGCCGACCAGCGCACCGCGCTGCGCCGCCTGGGCTGCGACGCCGGCCAGGGTTTCCACTTCTCCCGCCCGCTGCCCGCCGACCAGATCACCGAGTCGCTGCGGGCCCTCGCGCTGGCCGCCGCCCCGCTCCGCTCGGTCCGCCCCCGCACCGGCACGGGCACCGCCTCCTGA
- a CDS encoding PspA/IM30 family protein gives MAAQSILGRITQMARANIHAILDDVEDPQQMLDQMVRDYTANIGEAENAVAQTIGNLRLLEADSAEAQQNAQEWQVKAQAASAKADQVRATNAADADKFDNLARIAIGKQIAYENDVKNFAPMIAEQTQVTDQLKQGVAQMREKLDELRRKRDELVGRAKVSEARGRVQSSMNSINALDPTTEISRFEEMVRREEARLKGQEELQASTIDAQFEELSRASRDQEIESRLAAMKSGR, from the coding sequence ATGGCTGCGCAGTCGATCCTCGGACGGATCACCCAGATGGCCCGCGCCAACATCCACGCCATCCTCGACGACGTCGAGGACCCGCAGCAGATGCTCGACCAGATGGTGCGCGACTACACCGCGAACATCGGCGAGGCCGAGAACGCGGTGGCGCAGACCATCGGCAACCTGCGCCTGCTGGAGGCCGACTCCGCCGAGGCGCAGCAGAACGCGCAGGAGTGGCAGGTCAAGGCCCAGGCGGCCAGCGCCAAGGCGGACCAGGTGCGCGCCACCAACGCCGCCGACGCGGACAAGTTCGACAACCTGGCCCGCATCGCCATCGGCAAGCAGATCGCGTACGAGAACGACGTGAAGAACTTCGCCCCGATGATCGCCGAGCAGACCCAGGTGACCGACCAGCTCAAACAGGGTGTCGCCCAGATGCGCGAGAAGCTCGACGAGCTGCGCCGCAAGCGCGACGAGCTGGTCGGCCGCGCCAAGGTCAGCGAGGCGCGCGGCCGCGTCCAGTCCTCGATGAACAGCATCAACGCCCTCGACCCGACCACCGAGATCAGCCGCTTCGAGGAGATGGTCCGCCGCGAGGAGGCCCGCCTGAAGGGCCAGGAGGAACTCCAGGCCTCCACCATCGACGCCCAGTTCGAGGAGCTCTCCCGAGCCTCCCGCGACCAGGAGATCGAATCGCGCCTGGCCGCCATGAAGTCCGGCCGCTGA
- the mca gene encoding mycothiol conjugate amidase Mca: protein MTQRLRLMAVHAHPDDESSKGAATMARYAREDVDVLVVTCTGGERGDVLNPKLDRPEVWENIAEIRRAEMAAARDILGVDQAWLGFVDSGWIEGYDPADPSGLPEGCFARVPVEEAAAPLVKLIREFRPQVLLTYDEEGGYPHPDHIQTHLISMAAIEAAADPARFPEFGDAWDVPKVYYHISFTKVKFTAMHEAMLAAGLESPYGERLNDDWQGDKSPRITTRVPCGEYFELRDDALRAHATQIDPDGPWFRAPLTVQRAAWPTEDYQLVRSSVATAIPEEDLFAGVREPAATDR, encoded by the coding sequence GTGACGCAGCGGCTGCGACTGATGGCGGTGCATGCGCACCCGGACGACGAGTCGTCCAAGGGTGCCGCGACGATGGCGCGTTACGCCCGGGAGGACGTGGACGTGCTGGTCGTCACGTGTACCGGCGGCGAGCGCGGCGACGTGCTGAACCCGAAACTGGACCGCCCGGAGGTCTGGGAGAACATCGCCGAGATCCGCCGCGCGGAGATGGCCGCGGCCCGCGACATCCTCGGCGTCGACCAGGCCTGGCTCGGCTTCGTCGACTCGGGCTGGATCGAGGGCTACGACCCGGCCGACCCGTCCGGCCTGCCCGAGGGCTGCTTCGCCCGGGTGCCGGTCGAGGAGGCGGCGGCGCCGCTGGTGAAGCTGATCCGCGAGTTCCGGCCGCAGGTGCTGCTCACCTACGACGAGGAGGGCGGCTACCCGCACCCCGACCACATCCAGACGCACCTGATCTCGATGGCCGCGATCGAGGCCGCCGCCGACCCGGCGCGTTTCCCCGAGTTCGGTGACGCCTGGGACGTGCCGAAGGTCTACTACCACATCAGCTTCACCAAGGTGAAGTTCACCGCGATGCACGAGGCCATGCTGGCCGCCGGGCTGGAGTCGCCGTACGGCGAGCGGCTCAACGACGACTGGCAGGGCGACAAGTCGCCGCGCATCACCACCCGGGTGCCCTGCGGCGAGTACTTCGAGCTGCGCGACGACGCGCTGCGCGCGCACGCGACCCAGATCGACCCGGACGGTCCCTGGTTCCGCGCGCCGCTGACCGTGCAGCGCGCCGCCTGGCCGACCGAGGACTACCAGCTGGTCCGGTCCAGCGTGGCGACCGCGATCCCCGAGGAAGACCTGTTCGCCGGTGTACGCGAGCCGGCGGCGACGGATAGGTGA